A region from the Flavobacteriales bacterium genome encodes:
- a CDS encoding glycoside hydrolase family 16 protein has translation MRCPLLFPPLVLASIATAQQPGHWWWFYSDSLQQYHYETGDEFNGRALDRKFWMTSGEGRRNHHGKHMLEYNSDGKNALLGDGTLRIQLRREEVTARGVEYEADTARLGDGGPNLRTWNYTSTLLVSNQHFQYGVFEARIKLPTGKGAWPSFWLYGGNPNEEIDILEGKGERLDQFHVDVHCPGDACDNYRNPIGAFGRWLGINWKGFGHWKTANGDLTAAFNDYVGEWTPGALRFYLNGEQCAEWNGGLHVPERLILQNALANTCKGCPFGPGPDDTTTFGEMVVDHVRVWKLMHPGDPALTIISGDGVPRDLTVEVSMRYAEAPATLEPKGGKRGKVRDVFRVKTLHDGAKRIVILEVTGEIPKEAYIDLQDPEGATLLKRRTLQRGIYTFTFAPGAGNIVDVLVGDRERSAVERVVLN, from the coding sequence ATGCGTTGCCCGCTCCTGTTCCCGCCCCTAGTGCTCGCCTCCATCGCCACGGCCCAACAGCCCGGCCACTGGTGGTGGTTCTATTCCGATTCGCTGCAGCAATACCACTACGAAACCGGCGACGAGTTCAACGGCCGCGCGCTGGACCGCAAGTTCTGGATGACCAGCGGTGAGGGACGGCGGAACCACCACGGCAAGCACATGCTGGAGTACAACTCCGATGGCAAGAACGCCTTGCTCGGTGATGGCACGCTACGGATCCAGCTGCGCAGGGAGGAGGTGACGGCGCGCGGAGTGGAGTACGAAGCCGACACGGCCCGACTGGGCGATGGCGGCCCCAACCTGCGCACTTGGAACTACACAAGCACGCTGCTGGTCAGCAATCAGCATTTCCAGTACGGTGTGTTCGAGGCACGGATCAAACTGCCCACTGGCAAGGGGGCGTGGCCGTCGTTCTGGCTGTACGGCGGCAATCCGAACGAAGAGATCGATATCCTGGAAGGCAAGGGCGAGCGCCTCGACCAGTTCCATGTGGACGTTCATTGCCCGGGCGATGCTTGCGATAACTACCGGAACCCCATCGGTGCGTTCGGGCGTTGGCTCGGCATTAATTGGAAGGGTTTCGGGCATTGGAAAACGGCCAATGGGGATCTCACGGCGGCGTTCAACGACTACGTGGGAGAGTGGACGCCGGGTGCGCTCCGCTTCTACCTCAACGGCGAACAGTGCGCTGAATGGAACGGTGGATTGCACGTGCCGGAACGTTTGATCCTGCAGAACGCCTTGGCCAACACATGTAAGGGCTGCCCGTTCGGCCCGGGACCCGACGACACGACCACCTTCGGCGAAATGGTGGTGGACCACGTGCGCGTCTGGAAGCTGATGCACCCCGGCGATCCTGCGCTCACCATCATCAGTGGCGATGGTGTGCCCCGCGACCTCACTGTCGAAGTGAGCATGCGCTATGCAGAAGCTCCAGCGACACTGGAACCGAAGGGCGGCAAGCGGGGCAAGGTTCGCGATGTGTTCAGGGTGAAGACGCTGCACGACGGCGCCAAGCGCATCGTCATACTTGAAGTGACGGGTGAGATCCCCAAGGAAGCCTACATCGATCTCCAAGATCCTGAAGGTGCAACGCTGTTGAAGCGCCGAACCTTGCAACGCGGCATCTACACGTTCACGTTCGCTCCGGGCGCGGGCAACATCGTTGATGTGCTCGTCGGTGATCGCGAACGCTCCGCGGTCGAGCGGGTGGTGCTCAACTAA
- the gatA gene encoding Asp-tRNA(Asn)/Glu-tRNA(Gln) amidotransferase subunit GatA, with product MSIVHPRTHAEAREAIASGVSVHDIVQASLDAASAKSGLNAFRELFPESALRKAAEVDAKRKAGNAGPLAGMTVSLKDNICYKGHKAGASSKILEGFVSPYSATVVERLLAADAVVIGRTNCDEFAMGSSNENSAYGNVNHPLDTKKVPGGSSGGAAVSVASGICHVALGSDTGGSIRQPAAFTGTVGFKPTYGRVSRYGLIAFASSFDQIGPFAHTVDDAAAIYSAIAGADERDSTSSRKPHNALGLKHPGKLRIAYYREGLERAGMDPEVVKHLQETIDRLKADGHTLVPAELPMLDHLVPAYYILATAEASSNLARFDGIRYGHRSKQAVGVDETYKLSRTEGFGPEVKRRILLGTFVLSAGYYDAYYAKAMRVRRLIRDNTLRLFSDVDLVLMPTTPITAFDQGALSNDPIAMYLQDIFTVQANLAGTPAISLPTATHSNGLPIGLQLMAKPFDEELLLGAAKHLF from the coding sequence ATGAGCATCGTTCATCCGCGCACCCATGCCGAGGCCCGCGAGGCCATCGCCTCCGGTGTTTCCGTCCACGACATCGTGCAAGCATCGCTCGATGCAGCATCAGCGAAGTCCGGCCTCAACGCCTTCCGCGAACTCTTCCCCGAAAGCGCACTGCGCAAAGCCGCTGAAGTGGACGCCAAGCGCAAGGCCGGCAACGCTGGTCCATTGGCGGGCATGACGGTGAGCCTGAAGGACAACATCTGCTACAAGGGCCACAAGGCCGGTGCATCATCGAAGATCCTCGAAGGCTTCGTAAGCCCGTACAGCGCCACGGTGGTTGAGCGCCTGCTGGCAGCCGATGCCGTGGTGATAGGCCGTACGAACTGCGACGAGTTCGCCATGGGCAGCAGCAACGAGAACAGCGCCTACGGTAACGTGAACCACCCGCTTGACACGAAGAAGGTGCCCGGCGGAAGCAGTGGCGGCGCGGCCGTGAGCGTGGCTTCGGGTATCTGCCACGTGGCACTCGGCAGCGACACGGGAGGTAGCATCCGTCAACCTGCCGCCTTCACGGGCACGGTCGGCTTCAAGCCGACCTACGGCCGTGTGAGCCGCTACGGCCTCATCGCTTTCGCCTCGTCGTTCGACCAGATCGGTCCGTTCGCGCACACGGTGGACGACGCTGCTGCGATCTACAGCGCCATCGCCGGGGCCGACGAGCGCGACAGTACATCATCGCGCAAGCCCCACAACGCGCTTGGGTTGAAGCATCCCGGCAAACTGCGCATCGCCTACTACCGTGAAGGTCTGGAACGGGCCGGCATGGACCCGGAAGTGGTGAAGCACCTGCAGGAGACCATCGACCGCTTGAAGGCCGATGGCCACACGCTCGTGCCCGCCGAACTGCCGATGCTCGACCATCTGGTACCAGCCTACTACATCCTTGCCACGGCCGAGGCGAGCAGCAACCTGGCGCGCTTCGACGGCATCCGCTACGGCCACCGCAGCAAGCAAGCTGTTGGTGTGGACGAGACCTACAAGCTCAGTCGCACCGAAGGCTTCGGTCCTGAAGTGAAACGCCGCATCCTGCTGGGCACTTTCGTGCTGAGCGCGGGCTACTACGATGCCTACTACGCCAAGGCCATGCGCGTGCGCCGGCTCATACGCGACAACACGCTGCGCCTCTTCAGCGACGTTGATCTGGTGCTGATGCCCACCACACCGATCACCGCGTTCGACCAAGGTGCCCTGAGCAATGATCCCATTGCCATGTACCTGCAGGACATCTTCACCGTGCAGGCGAACTTAGCGGGCACACCGGCGATCAGCCTGCCTACGGCAACGCACAGCAATGGACTGCCGATCGGCTTGCAGCTGATGGCCAAACCGTTCGATGAGGAGCTGCTCCTCGGCGCGGCCAAGCATTTGTTCTGA
- the tatA gene encoding twin-arginine translocase TatA/TatE family subunit has protein sequence MGGIGFKEILVIALIIIILFGAKRIPDLMKGLGKGIKDFKDASKGEDGGKEEVK, from the coding sequence ATGGGCGGTATCGGTTTCAAGGAGATCCTCGTCATTGCGCTGATCATCATCATCCTCTTCGGCGCCAAGCGCATACCCGATCTGATGAAGGGCTTGGGCAAAGGCATCAAGGACTTCAAGGATGCCAGCAAGGGCGAGGACGGCGGCAAGGAAGAAGTGAAGTAG
- a CDS encoding peptidoglycan DD-metalloendopeptidase family protein gives MTLRSSVRAIPILLLLLLPLASTAQSKKDLEKKRDALDKQIKTTTSLIDQARKEQRLTQEQLQLLEAQIGQRNELIATMNGELSKVEEQIRDDEAVIRSLERDMVQLKEDYSRMVLFAYRNRNAMDRLSYLFAAENFAQAFRRSRYLNLMAEQRANQAKLITATQASLATKVDALKGQKQKKADLLGAELAEKKKLTADKSEQQSALAGLKKEEGRLKDQMRKQEKQRLELASKIKRIIEEELAKSSGATKDKGKGSSTGTTKTTYTLTPEAKLLGADFEKNRGKLPWPVEKGVICSGFGKQPHPVLKGIVIENNGIDVCTEKGSTVRAIFKGEVSSIIVIPGAGKAVVLNHGAYRTVYSNLRDTNVTKGQKLETKDNVGVVLTEDGRSVAHIEIWKITPEGLVKVDPAPWLFR, from the coding sequence ATGACGCTCCGAAGCAGCGTTCGTGCGATCCCCATCCTCCTGCTCCTGCTTCTGCCATTGGCCTCCACGGCCCAGAGCAAGAAAGACCTGGAGAAAAAGCGCGACGCGCTGGACAAGCAGATCAAGACCACCACATCGCTGATCGACCAAGCCAGAAAAGAGCAACGCCTCACACAGGAACAACTGCAACTGCTTGAAGCGCAGATAGGCCAACGCAATGAACTCATCGCCACCATGAACGGCGAACTGAGCAAGGTGGAAGAACAGATCCGCGACGATGAAGCGGTGATCCGATCATTGGAACGCGACATGGTGCAGTTGAAAGAGGACTACTCGCGCATGGTGCTCTTCGCCTACCGCAACCGCAACGCCATGGACCGGCTCAGCTACTTGTTCGCTGCGGAAAACTTCGCGCAGGCCTTCCGCCGTAGCCGTTATCTGAACCTGATGGCCGAACAACGCGCCAACCAAGCCAAGCTCATCACCGCCACCCAGGCCTCGCTGGCCACCAAAGTGGATGCGCTCAAAGGACAGAAACAGAAGAAGGCCGATCTGCTAGGCGCCGAGCTGGCCGAAAAGAAGAAGCTCACCGCCGACAAAAGCGAGCAGCAAAGCGCGCTGGCCGGGTTGAAGAAAGAGGAGGGCCGCTTGAAGGACCAGATGCGCAAGCAGGAGAAGCAGCGTCTGGAACTGGCCAGCAAGATCAAGAGGATCATCGAGGAAGAGCTGGCGAAGAGCAGCGGTGCGACCAAGGACAAAGGCAAGGGCTCGAGCACCGGAACAACGAAGACCACATATACCCTGACCCCGGAAGCCAAACTGCTCGGTGCCGACTTCGAGAAGAACCGCGGCAAACTGCCGTGGCCGGTGGAGAAGGGCGTCATCTGCAGTGGCTTCGGAAAGCAACCACATCCGGTCCTGAAAGGCATTGTGATCGAGAACAACGGCATCGATGTGTGCACCGAGAAGGGCAGTACGGTGCGGGCCATTTTCAAGGGCGAGGTCAGCAGCATCATCGTCATCCCCGGCGCAGGCAAGGCCGTGGTGCTCAACCATGGCGCCTACCGCACGGTGTACAGCAACCTTCGGGACACCAACGTGACCAAGGGCCAGAAGCTGGAAACAAAGGACAATGTGGGTGTCGTGCTGACGGAGGACGGCCGGAGCGTGGCGCACATCGAGATCTGGAAGATCACACCCGAAGGCCTCGTGAAGGTGGATCCGGCTCCTTGGCTGTTCCGCTGA
- a CDS encoding DUF4292 domain-containing protein: MRRTLPIILLLLVAACKTPIRIVNRELPPRGADKLVEKVVANRPDVRWYSAKADVTIATDSSDQSFNAQVRSVTDSALWTSITAVLGIEAARVVLTKDSVKMLDRLHDTYFVGNSAQAKARFGLQPDLQLLQQALLGIPIGFDPKEKYKSDREDGQYVLTSKEKRRFRRAAEDITETPDSTARRDRDISERRMERTLEKADEKGAIVFRYWLDPDSFFVTRVQVTDLARDQQADVRYLERSPDGHHLPVQIELSLAEPGRRVRGTLALSKIRLGDPPNISFSIPEKFVPME, from the coding sequence GTGCGCCGGACACTGCCGATCATACTGCTCCTGCTCGTTGCGGCCTGCAAGACGCCCATCCGCATCGTGAACCGCGAGCTCCCGCCGCGCGGCGCCGACAAGCTCGTGGAAAAGGTGGTGGCGAACCGGCCGGACGTAAGGTGGTACAGCGCGAAAGCGGACGTGACGATCGCAACGGACTCCAGCGACCAGAGCTTCAACGCCCAAGTGCGCTCGGTGACCGACAGCGCACTTTGGACATCCATCACGGCTGTGCTGGGGATCGAAGCCGCCCGCGTGGTGCTCACCAAGGACAGCGTGAAAATGCTGGACCGCTTGCACGACACGTACTTCGTCGGCAACAGCGCACAGGCGAAAGCGCGGTTCGGCCTGCAGCCCGACCTGCAACTGCTCCAGCAAGCCCTGCTCGGCATCCCCATCGGCTTCGACCCGAAAGAGAAGTACAAGTCCGACCGCGAGGACGGGCAGTACGTGCTCACCAGCAAGGAAAAGCGCCGCTTCCGCCGTGCAGCGGAGGACATCACGGAAACACCGGACTCCACAGCCCGGCGCGACCGCGACATCAGCGAGCGCCGCATGGAACGAACACTGGAAAAGGCCGATGAGAAAGGTGCCATCGTTTTCCGGTACTGGCTCGATCCGGACAGCTTCTTCGTGACACGCGTACAAGTGACCGACCTCGCACGCGACCAGCAGGCCGACGTGCGTTATCTGGAGCGGAGCCCCGATGGTCACCACCTGCCTGTTCAGATCGAACTCTCCCTGGCCGAACCGGGCCGCAGGGTGCGCGGTACACTTGCCCTCAGCAAGATCCGCCTTGGCGACCCGCCCAACATCAGTTTCAGCATCCCCGAGAAGTTCGTTCCGATGGAGTGA
- a CDS encoding tetratricopeptide repeat protein: MKNVLLFLGLALLVACGGTKSTAVVKGDHPTEVADNASAGTANEEVTKVFMAATRARLIGDLPSAAKLFEECLRKDPQNHAAMFELSKLYHAAQQPDRALDLAKKAATLDKENRWYQFLLADLYQQTNQPAEAAKVYRTITQKWPENHETWMDLAHTLAYLGKVEEAQQVFRDLEKRIGASEELVMEEYGMLAQSGRTAEAKALLEKQIAKDPQNAQYHGMLGELLEQTGDNAGALVHYNKVLELDPSNSMARLALAEHYTAANEFEKAYEQLALVFGDADLEIDPKMGVLLGFYENTRAMGSGNPEQDAMLKKAYDLIDVLQRTHPESGKPNTIRGDFYLRDGRLGDARDQFREAVKHEHDKFPIWQQLVQLDFQLRDYPGTHDDAAKAIELFPTVPWFYLIDGLALNNLKRSDEAVETLITGRDLVVDDNTTLAQFWSTIGEAHNDAKRYPQSDEAFEQALKLEPDNANALNNWAYYLSVRNENLEKAERMSKRSNELQPGQASYEDTYAWILFQMKRYADAKVWIEKALANGGAADGTVVEHYGDILFKLGEPMAALDQWKKAQGLTGASDELGRKVSEGRLPE, from the coding sequence ATGAAGAACGTGCTCTTGTTCCTGGGCCTTGCCCTGCTGGTCGCTTGTGGCGGCACCAAGAGCACCGCGGTGGTGAAAGGCGACCACCCGACGGAAGTGGCTGACAACGCCAGCGCCGGCACCGCCAACGAAGAGGTGACCAAGGTCTTCATGGCCGCCACGCGGGCGCGCCTCATCGGCGACCTGCCCAGCGCCGCCAAGCTGTTCGAGGAGTGCCTGCGCAAAGACCCGCAGAACCATGCGGCCATGTTCGAGCTGAGCAAGCTCTACCACGCCGCGCAGCAACCTGACCGTGCCCTTGACCTGGCGAAGAAGGCCGCCACCTTGGACAAGGAGAACCGGTGGTACCAGTTCCTGCTGGCCGACCTCTACCAACAGACCAACCAACCGGCCGAAGCTGCCAAGGTGTACCGCACCATCACGCAGAAGTGGCCCGAGAACCACGAGACATGGATGGACCTGGCGCACACCCTCGCCTACTTGGGCAAGGTGGAAGAAGCGCAACAGGTCTTCCGTGATCTGGAGAAGCGCATCGGTGCGAGCGAGGAACTGGTGATGGAGGAATACGGCATGCTGGCGCAAAGCGGTCGCACTGCCGAGGCCAAGGCCTTGTTGGAAAAGCAGATCGCCAAGGACCCACAGAACGCGCAGTACCATGGCATGCTCGGGGAACTGTTGGAGCAGACCGGCGACAATGCCGGTGCATTGGTGCACTACAACAAAGTGTTGGAGCTGGACCCCAGCAACAGTATGGCCCGCCTGGCCTTGGCCGAGCACTACACCGCTGCCAACGAATTCGAGAAGGCTTACGAACAGCTTGCCCTCGTGTTCGGCGATGCGGACCTGGAGATCGATCCGAAGATGGGCGTGCTGCTCGGCTTTTACGAGAACACGCGAGCCATGGGCAGCGGCAACCCCGAGCAGGATGCCATGCTCAAGAAAGCCTACGACCTTATAGACGTACTGCAGCGCACGCACCCCGAAAGCGGCAAGCCCAACACCATCCGCGGCGACTTCTACCTCCGCGATGGCCGGCTGGGCGATGCCCGTGACCAGTTCCGCGAGGCCGTGAAGCACGAGCACGACAAATTCCCCATCTGGCAGCAACTGGTGCAGCTCGACTTCCAACTGCGCGACTACCCCGGCACGCACGACGACGCCGCCAAAGCCATCGAACTCTTCCCGACGGTGCCTTGGTTCTACCTGATCGACGGGCTGGCCCTGAACAACCTGAAGCGCAGCGACGAAGCCGTGGAGACGCTCATCACCGGCCGTGATCTGGTGGTGGACGATAACACCACGCTGGCGCAGTTCTGGAGCACCATCGGTGAAGCACATAACGATGCCAAGCGTTATCCCCAGAGCGACGAAGCCTTCGAGCAAGCACTGAAGTTGGAGCCCGACAACGCGAACGCGCTGAACAACTGGGCCTACTACCTGAGCGTCCGCAACGAGAACTTGGAAAAGGCGGAGCGCATGAGCAAGCGCAGCAACGAGCTGCAACCCGGCCAGGCCAGCTACGAGGACACCTACGCGTGGATCCTCTTCCAGATGAAGCGCTACGCCGATGCCAAGGTGTGGATCGAGAAGGCGCTGGCCAATGGCGGCGCGGCCGACGGCACCGTGGTGGAGCACTACGGAGACATTCTCTTCAAGCTCGGCGAGCCCATGGCCGCGTTGGACCAATGGAAGAAGGCGCAAGGATTGACCGGCGCCAGCGATGAACTAGGTCGCAAAGTGAGCGAAGGACGTTTGCCGGAATAA
- a CDS encoding nucleotidyltransferase, which translates to MKIIVPMAGMGKRMRPHTHTTAKPLLPIAGKPIVQRLVEDLAAVAGEPIEEVAYIIHPSFGKKVEDELLAIAKAIGSKGSIHYQKEALGTAHAILCAEPALNGRIIVAFADTLFRAKLKLDKDCDGVIWVNKVEDPKPFGVVKLDANGIITEFVEKPQTFVSDLAIIGIYYFADGEYLRKEMQYLLDNDIKEKGEYQLTNAMENMKRKGARFKSGSVDVWMDCGNKDATLDTNAKVLGFLKDDPSLVSKNITLKNAMIIAPCSIADGAVLTDCIIGPDVSLGKGVTVVGSVLRNTQVGESAVITDAVIAKSIIGARAKVTGRAMELSIGDDSTIG; encoded by the coding sequence ATGAAGATCATCGTTCCGATGGCGGGCATGGGCAAGCGCATGCGCCCGCACACGCACACCACCGCCAAACCACTGCTGCCCATCGCCGGCAAGCCCATCGTCCAGCGCCTTGTGGAAGACCTGGCCGCCGTGGCCGGAGAGCCCATTGAAGAAGTGGCCTACATCATCCATCCATCGTTCGGGAAGAAGGTGGAGGACGAACTGCTGGCCATCGCCAAGGCCATCGGCAGCAAGGGCAGCATCCACTACCAGAAAGAAGCGCTCGGCACCGCGCACGCCATTCTGTGCGCCGAGCCCGCGCTCAACGGCCGCATCATCGTGGCCTTCGCCGACACGCTCTTCCGCGCCAAGCTGAAGCTCGACAAGGATTGCGATGGTGTCATCTGGGTGAACAAGGTGGAAGACCCGAAACCCTTCGGCGTGGTGAAGCTCGACGCCAACGGCATCATCACCGAGTTCGTGGAGAAGCCACAGACCTTCGTGAGCGACCTGGCCATCATCGGCATCTACTACTTCGCCGACGGCGAGTACCTGCGCAAGGAGATGCAGTACCTGCTGGACAACGACATCAAGGAGAAGGGCGAATACCAGCTGACCAACGCCATGGAGAACATGAAGCGCAAGGGTGCGCGCTTCAAGAGCGGCAGCGTTGACGTGTGGATGGACTGCGGCAACAAGGACGCCACCTTGGACACTAATGCCAAGGTGCTTGGCTTCCTGAAGGACGACCCGTCGCTCGTTAGCAAGAACATCACGCTGAAGAACGCCATGATCATCGCGCCCTGCTCCATCGCTGACGGCGCCGTGCTCACGGACTGCATCATCGGGCCTGACGTATCGCTGGGCAAGGGCGTAACAGTTGTTGGCAGCGTGCTGCGCAATACGCAGGTGGGTGAAAGCGCTGTCATCACCGATGCCGTCATCGCCAAGAGCATCATCGGCGCGCGGGCCAAGGTGACCGGTCGCGCCATGGAGCTCAGCATCGGCGACGACAGCACGATCGGCTGA
- the dut gene encoding dUTP diphosphatase codes for MTTTAQRTAVRLVNKSKHPLPDYATPQSAGVDVRANLEATITLAPGERALIPTGLYLELPAGTEAQVRPRSGLAFKHGVTVLNAPGTIDADYRGEVGVLLINHGAAPFEVKDGERIAQLVVARYEQVAFEEVVDLSTSERGAGGFGHTGRK; via the coding sequence ATGACCACTACAGCCCAACGCACTGCTGTGCGCCTTGTCAACAAGAGTAAGCACCCGCTTCCCGATTACGCCACACCACAGAGCGCTGGTGTTGACGTGCGCGCCAACCTGGAGGCCACCATCACCCTGGCACCGGGCGAGCGCGCACTGATCCCCACCGGGCTCTACCTTGAATTGCCGGCCGGGACCGAAGCACAGGTGCGCCCCCGGAGCGGCTTGGCCTTCAAGCATGGCGTTACGGTGCTCAATGCGCCGGGCACCATCGACGCCGACTACCGCGGCGAGGTGGGCGTGCTGCTCATCAACCACGGTGCGGCCCCCTTCGAGGTGAAGGACGGCGAGCGCATTGCCCAGCTGGTGGTGGCCCGCTACGAGCAGGTGGCCTTTGAGGAAGTTGTTGACCTGAGCACGTCAGAACGTGGCGCGGGCGGCTTCGGGCACACTGGTCGGAAATAG